Proteins encoded together in one Halalkaliarchaeum sp. AArc-CO window:
- the truA gene encoding tRNA pseudouridine(38-40) synthase TruA, producing the protein MRAFRIAYDGRPFHGFQRQPNVPTVEDVLFDALRALSVLAADADKPPGYAAAGRTDAGVSAVAQTVAFEAPGWLTPRALNSELPGSVRAWAAADVGDDFHATHDANSRSYRYFLYAPTGGADAIDPDAIDPDTTGFDDDRARRALSRLTGRHDFCNLTPDDDGTERDLRLSGTRAGRFFLIDATAGGFPREFVRRLATLVRSVATGASSFERIDRVLGSESLSGPDGIGPAPPEPLLLRTVEYQDVEFQVDPEAADRTRKAFIERKRQGAVLDRVAGEVVDRVRE; encoded by the coding sequence ATGCGCGCGTTCCGGATCGCCTACGACGGCCGACCGTTTCACGGATTCCAGCGCCAGCCGAACGTCCCCACTGTCGAGGACGTCCTCTTCGACGCCCTCCGGGCGTTGTCCGTCCTCGCCGCCGACGCCGACAAGCCGCCCGGATACGCGGCCGCGGGAAGGACGGACGCCGGCGTCTCCGCCGTCGCACAGACCGTCGCCTTCGAGGCCCCGGGCTGGCTGACTCCACGGGCGCTCAACAGCGAACTCCCGGGGAGCGTCCGGGCCTGGGCGGCCGCCGACGTCGGCGACGACTTTCACGCCACCCACGACGCCAACTCGCGGTCGTACCGGTACTTCCTGTACGCGCCGACCGGGGGAGCCGACGCGATCGACCCGGACGCGATCGACCCGGACACGACCGGCTTCGACGACGACCGCGCCCGGCGAGCGCTCTCCCGGCTCACGGGCCGGCACGATTTTTGCAATCTCACGCCCGACGACGACGGGACCGAGCGCGACCTCCGGCTGTCCGGCACTCGTGCGGGCCGGTTTTTTCTCATCGACGCGACGGCAGGCGGGTTTCCCCGCGAGTTCGTGCGCCGGCTGGCCACACTCGTTCGGTCAGTCGCGACGGGGGCGTCGTCGTTCGAACGGATCGACCGGGTGCTGGGGAGCGAATCGCTCTCGGGGCCCGACGGGATCGGCCCGGCGCCGCCGGAGCCGCTGCTGCTCCGAACGGTCGAGTATCAGGACGTCGAGTTCCAGGTCGACCCGGAGGCGGCCGACCGGACGCGGAAAGCCTTCATCGAGCGGAAGCGGCAGGGGGCAGTGCTGGATCGGGTCGCCGGCGAGGTGGTCGATCGGGTGCGCGAGTGA
- the hisS gene encoding histidine--tRNA ligase: MYDRLKGFRDFYPDEMGARREVFDTLEEEARQYGFREVGTPALERTQMYVDKSGEEIVEELYAFEDKGGRDVALTPELTPTVARMVVAKGQELSKPIKWFSTRPFWRYEQVQQGRFREFYQTNVDIFGSSDPRADAEILAYAADALTALGLTGEDFEFRVSHRDILGGLVRELAADPDGVDTRAAIRAVDKRAKVEQAEYLGLLVDAGLAESTAREFDDLIADGDLDAVAAAGGEKVAAAVENLQDVLAAVEDLGAREYCEISLTTARGLDYYTGVVFECFDSTGDISRAVFGGGRYDDLIESFGGQPTPAVGVAPGHAPLQLLCERAGVWPEEAPSTDYYVLQVGDTQSEAAQITRELRSLGHVVETDVAGRSFGAQLEYADSINAETVVIVGEQDLADDAVTIKDMERGDQTQVPLDDFPPESGRPTYEDYE; the protein is encoded by the coding sequence ATGTACGACCGCCTGAAAGGCTTTCGCGACTTCTATCCCGACGAGATGGGCGCTCGGCGGGAGGTGTTCGACACGCTCGAGGAGGAGGCAAGGCAGTACGGTTTCCGCGAGGTTGGAACGCCCGCCCTCGAGCGAACCCAGATGTACGTCGACAAGTCCGGCGAGGAGATCGTCGAGGAACTGTACGCGTTCGAGGACAAGGGCGGCCGCGACGTGGCGCTCACGCCCGAACTGACGCCGACGGTCGCCCGCATGGTCGTCGCGAAGGGACAGGAGCTGTCCAAGCCGATCAAGTGGTTCTCCACGCGGCCGTTCTGGCGGTACGAGCAGGTCCAGCAGGGCCGGTTCCGGGAGTTCTACCAGACCAACGTGGACATCTTCGGCTCCTCGGATCCCCGGGCGGACGCAGAGATCCTCGCGTACGCCGCCGACGCCTTGACCGCGCTCGGCCTGACCGGCGAGGATTTCGAGTTCCGCGTCTCCCACCGGGACATCCTCGGTGGGCTGGTTCGCGAACTGGCCGCGGATCCGGACGGCGTCGACACCCGGGCGGCGATCCGCGCGGTCGACAAGCGCGCGAAAGTCGAGCAGGCGGAGTATCTCGGCCTCCTCGTCGACGCCGGACTCGCCGAGTCGACCGCCCGCGAGTTCGACGATCTGATCGCCGACGGGGACCTCGATGCGGTCGCCGCGGCCGGCGGCGAGAAAGTGGCGGCGGCGGTGGAGAATCTGCAGGACGTACTCGCGGCGGTCGAGGACCTCGGCGCCCGGGAGTACTGTGAAATCTCGCTTACGACCGCCCGTGGACTGGACTACTACACCGGCGTCGTCTTCGAGTGTTTCGACTCGACGGGCGACATCTCTCGGGCGGTGTTCGGCGGCGGCCGATACGACGATCTCATCGAGTCGTTCGGCGGCCAGCCCACGCCGGCGGTGGGCGTGGCGCCGGGACACGCCCCCCTGCAGCTGCTGTGTGAGCGCGCCGGTGTCTGGCCCGAAGAGGCTCCTTCGACGGACTACTACGTCCTCCAGGTGGGCGACACCCAATCCGAGGCGGCCCAGATCACCCGCGAGCTCCGGTCGCTGGGTCACGTCGTCGAGACCGACGTCGCGGGGCGGAGTTTCGGCGCGCAACTGGAGTACGCCGACTCCATCAACGCCGAGACGGTCGTCATCGTCGGCGAGCAGGACCTCGCGGACGACGCGGTGACGATCAAGGACATGGAACGCGGCGACCAGACGCAGGTTCCCCTCGACGACTTCCCGCCCGAATCCGGGCGACCGACCTACGAGGACTACGAGTAG
- a CDS encoding alpha hydrolase produces MDLALLYSGGKDSSLAALLVDSFYDVQLVTAHFDVTDDWQHAETAAEAIGFPFETIVLETEVAEEAIARMREDGYPRRGIQYVHERALEAVAERDVDAVADGTRRDDRVPTVSRAQAQSLEDRHDVDYIAPLSGFGRHAVDRLVEATFDVQTGPSEDVPKADYEGELRRLLAEEHGADAVAEVFPDHDQTYVHGFRE; encoded by the coding sequence ATGGATCTCGCACTCCTGTACAGCGGCGGGAAGGACTCCTCGCTCGCCGCGCTCCTCGTGGATTCGTTTTACGACGTGCAGCTGGTCACGGCCCACTTCGACGTCACCGACGACTGGCAGCACGCCGAAACCGCCGCCGAGGCGATTGGCTTCCCGTTCGAGACGATCGTCCTCGAGACGGAAGTGGCCGAGGAGGCCATCGCTCGGATGCGCGAGGACGGCTATCCCCGTCGTGGGATCCAGTACGTCCACGAACGGGCGCTGGAGGCTGTCGCCGAGCGCGACGTCGACGCCGTCGCCGACGGCACCCGTCGGGATGACCGGGTGCCGACAGTATCGCGTGCACAGGCCCAGTCGCTCGAGGATCGTCACGACGTCGACTACATCGCGCCCCTCTCGGGGTTCGGTCGGCACGCGGTCGACCGCTTGGTCGAGGCGACGTTCGACGTCCAGACAGGCCCCAGCGAGGACGTCCCGAAAGCCGACTACGAGGGCGAGCTCCGACGGTTGCTCGCCGAGGAGCACGGCGCCGATGCCGTCGCCGAAGTGTTCCCGGATCACGACCAGACGTACGTGCACGGCTTCCGGGAGTGA
- a CDS encoding DNA-binding protein gives MSGNPDDERLEELREEKLQELQDRAQEGDAAEAQDAAQERADAQQEAVLRQYLTDGARQRLNAVEMSKPQFAKQVKQQVVALAQSGRLQDRIDEDQMRDLLKELQPDSKSFDIRRR, from the coding sequence ATGAGTGGCAACCCCGACGACGAACGGCTCGAAGAGCTTCGAGAAGAGAAGCTCCAGGAGCTCCAGGATCGCGCCCAGGAGGGCGACGCCGCCGAGGCCCAGGACGCAGCACAGGAACGTGCAGACGCCCAGCAGGAAGCAGTGCTCCGGCAGTACCTCACTGACGGGGCTCGACAGCGGCTCAACGCCGTGGAGATGTCGAAGCCGCAGTTCGCGAAACAGGTGAAACAGCAGGTGGTCGCGCTGGCGCAAAGCGGCCGGCTCCAGGACCGCATCGACGAAGACCAGATGCGGGACCTGCTGAAGGAACTGCAGCCCGACTCGAAGAGCTTCGACATCCGACGCCGGTAG
- a CDS encoding 30S ribosomal protein S19e, producing MVTLYDVPAEDLIEEVADRLADRIEEPAWAGLVKGGAHNELPPEQDDFWYVRTASLLRKVAMNGPIGVERLATEYGGKKRGSNRYSVAPGSHAGGSRKLIRAALQTLEEEDLVETAQGEGRRITDEGRAFLDDAAADVFESLDRPDLERYA from the coding sequence ATGGTAACTCTCTACGACGTCCCGGCGGAGGACCTCATCGAGGAGGTCGCCGACCGGCTCGCAGATCGGATCGAGGAGCCGGCGTGGGCCGGCCTCGTCAAGGGCGGTGCTCACAACGAACTTCCCCCCGAACAGGACGACTTCTGGTACGTCCGGACGGCCAGCCTGCTCCGGAAGGTCGCGATGAACGGCCCGATCGGCGTCGAGCGGCTCGCCACCGAGTACGGCGGGAAAAAGCGCGGATCGAACCGATACAGCGTCGCGCCCGGCAGCCACGCCGGCGGCTCCCGGAAGCTCATCCGGGCGGCGCTCCAGACGCTCGAGGAGGAAGACCTCGTCGAGACCGCACAGGGCGAGGGACGACGCATCACCGACGAAGGGCGGGCGTTCCTCGACGACGCCGCCGCGGACGTCTTCGAATCGCTCGACCGGCCGGACCTCGAACGCTACGCCTGA
- a CDS encoding universal stress protein, translated as MATLSEGGILLVPISNPDTRDRLMDTAIDIARERSMRIVVLHVVEVPAQIPLSEGSAVLSEDDAERQLLSSAAEQAREAGVEVDTRLRYARDVATGIVGAVEEYGADGLFAGWHGRPRRRDIVLGSFLDRLLAEAACDVFVKRIRAPSAEIESVLVPAAGGPHGELAVELAGAIATQHGARVHLLHVNSPDASDPDREETTALFADYESLLEPFGVEVTTAIVEHDHVAGAITDETQHHDLTVLGASQEPFIKRKLVGSVAEGVGRTAESSVIMVRGGPREES; from the coding sequence ATGGCCACGCTTTCGGAGGGTGGTATCCTCCTGGTTCCGATATCGAACCCCGACACGCGAGACAGGCTCATGGACACGGCGATCGATATCGCCCGAGAGCGCTCGATGCGGATCGTGGTGCTTCACGTCGTCGAGGTGCCGGCACAGATTCCGTTGTCCGAGGGCAGTGCGGTGCTCTCGGAAGACGACGCGGAGCGGCAACTGCTCTCCTCCGCCGCTGAACAGGCGAGGGAGGCAGGCGTCGAGGTCGACACCAGGCTCCGGTACGCCCGGGACGTCGCGACCGGCATCGTCGGCGCGGTCGAGGAGTACGGCGCCGACGGACTGTTCGCCGGCTGGCACGGCCGTCCACGGCGACGGGACATCGTGCTCGGGAGCTTCCTGGACCGACTCCTCGCGGAGGCGGCCTGCGACGTGTTCGTCAAACGGATCCGTGCCCCGTCGGCGGAGATCGAATCGGTCCTCGTCCCGGCGGCCGGCGGTCCACACGGGGAACTCGCGGTCGAACTGGCCGGGGCGATCGCAACACAGCACGGCGCGAGAGTCCATCTGCTGCACGTCAACTCCCCCGACGCATCGGACCCGGACCGCGAGGAGACGACAGCGCTGTTTGCCGACTACGAGTCGCTGCTCGAACCGTTCGGCGTCGAAGTGACGACCGCGATCGTCGAACACGACCACGTCGCCGGTGCGATCACCGACGAGACGCAACATCACGATCTCACAGTTCTCGGTGCGAGTCAGGAGCCGTTCATCAAGCGCAAGCTGGTCGGATCGGTCGCGGAAGGTGTCGGACGGACCGCCGAAAGCTCGGTGATCATGGTCCGTGGAGGGCCTCGAGAGGAGAGCTGA
- a CDS encoding helix-turn-helix domain-containing protein has translation MDPTSPQRFRQGSREDPRHETFQDDEVIQRVLEPLDDPDCLAILDAIDEESLSAREIAEVCDLPLSTAYRKLELLADAGIVSQGVRLSTSGNHTSEYERLVDDVKLSVSPDGFTLRISRRDVDHR, from the coding sequence ATGGATCCGACGTCACCGCAGCGCTTCCGACAAGGGTCTCGGGAGGATCCCCGCCATGAGACGTTCCAGGACGACGAGGTCATCCAGCGCGTGCTGGAGCCGCTCGACGATCCCGACTGTCTCGCGATCCTCGACGCGATCGACGAGGAGTCGCTTTCGGCCCGCGAGATCGCCGAGGTGTGTGACCTCCCGCTGTCGACGGCCTACCGGAAACTCGAACTGCTGGCCGACGCCGGGATCGTGTCTCAGGGCGTTCGACTCTCCACCTCGGGCAATCACACCTCCGAATACGAGCGTCTCGTCGACGACGTGAAACTCTCTGTCTCTCCGGACGGGTTCACCCTCCGGATCTCCCGGCGGGACGTCGACCATCGGTGA
- a CDS encoding helix-turn-helix domain-containing protein produces the protein MSSGIRATVVFSTPDVCPISRISAITDTVIDNVSASVASCSSSDTSSVPDTTSGSDTDPGDDDSNPVTGNPNRVTGSVTEFVVDTASPPEDLPAELVFSYGDKHLYRLVHDGTVGCPCECLGEFGCPPHRYVARRGTLEIVFHAADYEQLQAVIGELRERFPGTDIRRLVRSPSGDEKSDTVFVDRGKLTDRQLEVLRIAYEKGYFDRPRSTNATELAAELGINQSTFSEHLVAAQTKLLADVFEDGT, from the coding sequence ATGTCTTCCGGAATCCGCGCAACCGTCGTGTTCTCCACCCCCGACGTCTGTCCGATCTCGCGGATCTCGGCTATCACGGACACGGTAATCGACAACGTCTCCGCGAGCGTCGCCTCCTGTTCCAGCTCCGACACCTCCTCGGTGCCCGATACCACCTCCGGCTCCGACACCGACCCCGGAGACGACGATTCGAACCCCGTTACCGGAAATCCGAACCGCGTCACCGGAAGCGTCACGGAGTTCGTCGTCGACACGGCGTCACCTCCGGAGGATCTCCCCGCAGAGCTGGTGTTTTCCTACGGTGACAAACATCTCTATCGGCTCGTCCACGACGGAACCGTCGGCTGTCCCTGTGAATGTCTCGGAGAGTTCGGCTGTCCCCCACACCGATACGTAGCCCGCCGCGGAACACTCGAGATCGTATTCCACGCTGCCGACTACGAACAGCTCCAGGCAGTTATCGGGGAGCTCCGCGAGCGGTTTCCCGGAACGGACATCCGGCGACTGGTCCGGTCACCGTCCGGGGACGAGAAAAGCGACACCGTCTTCGTCGACCGCGGCAAGCTCACCGACCGACAGCTCGAGGTACTCCGGATCGCCTACGAGAAGGGCTACTTCGACCGCCCACGGAGTACGAACGCGACAGAACTCGCCGCGGAACTCGGGATAAACCAGTCGACGTTCTCGGAGCATCTCGTGGCCGCCCAGACGAAACTCCTCGCGGACGTCTTCGAGGACGGTACTTGA
- a CDS encoding pyridoxamine 5'-phosphate oxidase family protein, with amino-acid sequence MALDQQTEMAPDEIEELLGRHETAVLSLANADEPYAIPISYGYDPDSNRFYFRLVSTPESEKRAFLTSSPRARIVVYEELEPTYRSVVADGTLERIDPDEMSVEHVVQYGGAKRPLFEIWGKSKRELDIQLYQLDIESIGGRRIDLEEREDDPVGE; translated from the coding sequence ATGGCTTTGGATCAACAGACGGAGATGGCTCCCGACGAGATCGAGGAGCTGCTCGGTCGCCACGAGACAGCCGTGCTGTCGCTGGCGAACGCGGACGAGCCGTACGCGATCCCGATATCGTACGGATACGACCCCGACTCGAACCGGTTTTACTTCCGTCTCGTCTCGACTCCGGAAAGCGAAAAACGGGCGTTCCTCACTTCGTCGCCGCGCGCTCGGATAGTCGTCTACGAGGAACTCGAACCGACGTACCGAAGCGTCGTCGCCGACGGCACCCTCGAGCGCATCGACCCCGACGAAATGAGCGTCGAACACGTCGTCCAGTACGGCGGCGCCAAGCGACCGCTGTTCGAGATCTGGGGGAAGTCGAAACGCGAGCTGGACATCCAGCTGTACCAGCTCGACATCGAATCGATCGGCGGTCGACGGATCGACCTGGAGGAGCGCGAAGACGATCCGGTCGGCGAGTGA
- a CDS encoding zinc ribbon domain-containing protein produces MSESPTDDYAFECSDCGEEFEVNSGMREALLTHGCPVCGASVCDEEFTSIAQS; encoded by the coding sequence ATGAGCGAATCCCCCACCGACGACTACGCGTTCGAGTGTTCCGACTGCGGCGAGGAGTTCGAGGTCAACTCCGGGATGCGGGAGGCGCTTTTGACCCACGGCTGTCCGGTGTGCGGTGCGTCAGTCTGCGACGAGGAGTTCACGTCGATCGCACAGTCGTGA
- a CDS encoding helix-turn-helix domain-containing protein — MNASLTQARRDVPDRHPSVSVGEPEADPAEVLSALGDPDCRQLLSACEERPRTAQECADACDLPLSTVYRKLELLGDAGLLEEGRRIRSRNNHPTEFSTTFDTLAVSLRAGDELSVDFRQVAADGDGRESDPESR; from the coding sequence ATGAACGCCTCCCTAACCCAGGCTCGACGCGACGTTCCGGACCGACATCCGAGCGTTTCCGTCGGCGAGCCCGAGGCGGATCCGGCCGAGGTCCTTTCGGCACTGGGCGATCCCGACTGCCGGCAGCTGCTGTCCGCCTGCGAGGAGCGTCCCAGAACCGCACAGGAGTGTGCCGACGCGTGTGACCTCCCGCTGTCGACGGTGTACCGGAAGCTCGAACTGCTCGGCGACGCCGGGCTCCTCGAAGAGGGCCGCCGCATCCGCTCCCGGAACAACCATCCCACCGAGTTCTCGACGACGTTCGACACCCTCGCCGTCTCGCTTCGAGCCGGCGACGAACTGTCGGTCGACTTCCGCCAGGTCGCCGCCGACGGTGACGGCCGGGAGTCCGACCCGGAAAGTCGATGA
- the fer gene encoding ferredoxin Fer, whose protein sequence is MVTPSEVLNVDDDADEAEIRRAYRERIKEAHPDQGGSMEEFQLVRRAYRLLKKRARNGADVDADVDLTDDADATVEVGPATVEYLDYEVVADRGWDLYDDDVFGKAAIADLPPEAYGRLLVEPEETLLEAAENRGFVWPFSCRGGACANCAVYLVEGELSQPVNHIMPDELSDTGFRLSCNGYPASTELKVVFNVKHLPELDDLILPPGPFAWAHSE, encoded by the coding sequence ATGGTGACCCCGTCCGAGGTGTTGAACGTCGACGACGACGCCGACGAAGCCGAGATCCGACGTGCGTACCGCGAGCGGATCAAGGAGGCCCATCCCGATCAGGGCGGCAGCATGGAGGAGTTCCAGCTCGTCAGGCGCGCCTATCGGCTGCTGAAAAAGCGTGCGCGGAACGGGGCCGACGTCGACGCGGACGTCGACCTCACGGACGACGCCGACGCGACGGTTGAGGTCGGGCCCGCAACCGTCGAGTATCTCGATTACGAAGTCGTCGCGGATCGCGGCTGGGACCTGTACGACGACGACGTGTTCGGGAAAGCGGCGATCGCGGACCTTCCGCCGGAGGCGTACGGCCGGCTACTCGTCGAGCCCGAGGAGACGCTGCTAGAGGCGGCCGAAAATCGGGGGTTCGTCTGGCCGTTCTCCTGTCGGGGCGGCGCCTGCGCGAACTGTGCGGTGTATCTCGTCGAGGGCGAACTCTCCCAGCCCGTCAACCACATCATGCCCGACGAGCTTTCCGACACCGGCTTCCGGCTCTCGTGTAACGGCTATCCCGCCAGCACCGAGCTGAAGGTGGTCTTCAACGTGAAACACCTCCCCGAACTCGACGACCTGATACTGCCCCCGGGCCCGTTCGCCTGGGCGCATTCGGAATGA
- a CDS encoding VTT domain-containing protein, producing MFEAIVDAVFALLLYVGLPALFVFFVLKGAFVAKPIPTTVVLPGYVLAISATREEMILVVLVSATGNVIGQMSIYYLARREGLTYVQSSERFSIPSERIEQAERWLDRYGGIGVFVTNFVPYLRGLIFIPAGIARYPVPPLVFFAFSSTLIYHAAIVAIAVGLVRAIF from the coding sequence ATGTTTGAAGCGATCGTCGACGCCGTGTTCGCCCTCCTCTTGTACGTCGGGCTCCCCGCCCTGTTCGTCTTTTTCGTCCTGAAGGGGGCGTTCGTCGCCAAGCCGATTCCCACGACGGTGGTTCTTCCGGGTTACGTGCTGGCGATCTCCGCGACCCGGGAAGAGATGATCCTCGTCGTCCTCGTCTCGGCGACCGGCAACGTCATCGGTCAGATGTCAATCTACTATCTGGCGCGACGGGAGGGGCTGACGTACGTCCAGTCCTCAGAACGGTTCTCGATTCCGTCCGAACGGATCGAACAGGCCGAACGGTGGCTGGATCGGTACGGCGGCATCGGCGTGTTCGTTACGAATTTCGTTCCGTATCTCCGTGGGCTGATCTTCATTCCGGCCGGGATCGCCCGCTACCCCGTCCCGCCGCTCGTATTCTTCGCCTTCTCGTCGACGCTGATATATCACGCCGCCATCGTCGCGATTGCTGTCGGTCTCGTCAGGGCGATCTTTTGA